The Elusimicrobiota bacterium region TCGGCGTCGAAGCGCAGGAGCTCCTGGCCCGCCGCGACCCGGTCGCCGAGGCGGACCTTGAGCGCGAAGCCCTCGCCCTTGAGCTGGACCGTGTCCACGCCGACGTGGATCATGATCTCCAGGCCCTCCTCGCCGCGCAAAGTCAGGGCGTGGCCGGCCGCGTGCGCGTGGAGCACCTCGCCCGCGCAGGGGGCCAGCACCACGGAGCTGGTGGGGTCGATGGACACCCCGTCGCCCACGATGCGCTGGGCGAAGACCGGGTCCGGGACCTTGTCCAGGGGCACGATGCGGCCATCCAGGGGCGCCAGCAGGCGCAGGATCGACGACTGGGCTGAAGATGGGTTCATGGTCCGCCTCGCTTCCATTGGGATGGAGTCGTAGGATGCTATGATATCGTGCCCGGAGGCCGCAACCGCTCCTCCGAGCGAAGGTTAAGCGGGCTCCGGTTCGCCGCGGTCGTGCGCGCGCCAGGTCAGGCCCAGGAGCAGGGCGCCCAGGGCGCAGGCGGCCAGGATGATGCAGAAGCCCGCGTCCCAGCCCCAGCGCTGCACCGCCCGGCCGATGCCCAGCTCCGCGATGGTGGCGCCGAACACGTAGCCGAAGAAGCCCGTGAACCCCGCGGCCGTGCCCGCCGCCTTCATGAAGAAGCCCACGCAGGCCAGGGTCAGGGCGTCCACCCAGGCCCGGCCGGCCGGGTTCTTCCAGTAGACCACCACGGCCGCGGCCACCAGGCCCATGAAGAGCATGGAGACCGGGCCCCGGCGGCCGCGGAAGAACCGGTCGCTGAGCCAGCCCGCGAGCAAGGTCCCCGGGATGCCCGCGTACTCGAAGAGGAAGAACTGCCAGCGGCTGAGGTCGTGGGAGCTGCCCTTGACCGCGCTGAGATACGTCGGCGCCCAGTCCAGCACCCCGTAGCGCACCACATAGACGAAGGCGTTGGCGCAGGCCAGCACCCAGAGCAGGCGGTTGTTGAGCACGAAGCCGAAGAGGATCTCCCTGGAGGAGAGCTCCCGCTCGCGGTCGGCCACACCCGTGTCGGGATAGTCGTCCTTGAACTCCTCGATGGACGGCAGGCCCAGGGACTGCGGCGTGTCGCGCAGGAAGACGATGATGAGCAGACCCATGAGGATGGCCAGCGCGCCCGGCACGTAGAAGGCGCAGGTCCAGGAGGCGAAGACGGCCATGGCCAGGCTGACGATGGGCCCGGCGATGCCGCCGCCCACGTTGTGCGCCGTGTTCCAGAGCGCGAACTTGGTCCCGCGCTCCCGGTCCGAGAACCAGTGCGTCAGCGTGCGCGCGCACGGGGTCCAGCCCATGCCCTGGAACCAGCCGTTGCAGGACCACCAGAAGACCATGGCCGCCAAAGAGGAGAGCCGGCCGAAGAAGAGGTTGATGAGGCCGGAGAGGATGAGCCCGGTGGCCATGAAGTAGCGGGGGTTGGAGCGGTCCGAGAGGCTGCCCATCACGAACTTGCTCGCCCCGTAGGCCAAGGAGAGCCCCGTGGCGATGAGGCCCACGTCGCCGGTGCTGAGGTGCAGGTCGTGGATGAGGTAGGGCTTGGCCAAGGAGAAGTTCTTGCGCACGATGTAGAAGCCAGCGTAGCCCCAGAAGGCGGAGGCCATCATCTGCCAGCGGTAGCGCCGGTAGGTGCTCGGCACCTCGGCCCGCGGCAGGGGCGGGGCGAACGGGGCGGGGCGGTAGAGCGCGCCGAGAGCGGAGACCATCTCGGCCAAGTATAACAAAACCGGGCGCGGGTCCCGGCTGGACAGGGACGGGGCCTTCTGTTAAACTTGGGCATGCCTGGAGCGCGGAATCTGGCCGTCCGCATCCTGTCCGCGGCCTGCTTGGCCGTCCCGCTGGCGGGCCGCGCGCAGAACGACCCGGGACTCGACGGCCGTCGCGACCGCCCGCCCCGGCCCCAGGTCTGGTCGCAGTGGAACCAGCCGCCGGGTGCCATCTATGATCCCGACCAGGTCAACCTTCCCGCGCCCGCGCCCCCGGCTCAGGGCGCGGCGACCATCGTGGTCGCGCCAGGGCCGCGCCTGCCGGCGCAGGCCTTCGCCCCCGGGCCGCGGCCGGGCGGCCTCTACGTGGACTACGGCCCGCGGCGGCCCCCCGAATTCGTGGAATTCGGCGACGAGTTCACGCGCATCGTGACCGAGTTCGTCGCGGACCAAGCCCGGAAGAACCGGGGCGCTTTCGTGGTCAAGGACGACCGGGACGGAAGCTACCATTATCTCAAGCTCGCGCGCGTCTTCCGGGACCGCATCACGAGGCTCTCGCCCACCGAGGTCTTCGGCTGCGTCGAGTTCGAGGGGATGGGAGGCACCTCCGGCAAGTATGACCTGGACTTCTACTTGACCAACGAGGCCTGGGCCTGGAAGGTGTCCAAGCTCCTCATCCACAAGGTCGACGGTCAGGCCCGCTTCCATTATACGAGCGACCATGTGGCCGTGGCGCTGGCGGCTCCGGCCGCGCCGGGCTCGTCCGCCGCGCCCAAGCCCGCGGCCCCGGCCGGGCTCAGCGCGGCCGCGGTCTTCCGCTCGGCCGGGGTGCTGCGCGCCGACGCGCCGGCCCAGCTTGTGGTCACGGTGTCCAACGCCGGCCCCGGCCCGGCCTACGCGGTGCGCCTCGTACCGTCCCTGCGGGGCGACGTGCCGGGCCTGGCCCTGCCCGAGGCGGTCGAACTCGGCGACATCCCGGCCGGGAGCACGACCACCGCCGCGGTTGCGCTGACCGGCTCCTGGGATCTGCGCACGCAGAAGGCGCGCCTGAAGCTCTCGATCCAGGAGGCCAACGGCTTCGACGCCGACCCCCTCAACGTGGAGTTCCAGACCCGCGCCGTCAAGCCGCCCAGCCTCCAGGTCGCCGGCGTCAAGCTGGGCCGGGGCAGCGTCCAGGCCGGGGAAGCCGCCCCGATCTCGGTGACGGTGGCCAATGCGGGCGGCGGCGCGGCCCAGGCCGTGCGGGCGGCCCTGGAACTGGGCAGCCCCGACATCTTCATGTCCGGCGAGCCGGCCATCGACCTGGGGGTCATCAGGCCCGGGGAGTCCAAGACCGCGCAGTTCGAGTTCTTCGTCAAGAAGCGCTACCAGGGGACCGGGTCTTTGCCGATCGCGGTCGCCCTGAGCGAGGCCACGGGCCGCTACGGCCTGCCCGCGCAGAGCCTGCAGCTGAGCCTGGGCCGGGGGGCGCCGGCCGCGGGGGTGGTCGGCGTGCCGGCCGAGGCCGAGCTCGAGGATGTCGACGTCCCGCCCGCGGTGCGCACCAAGGCCGACCGGGAGGCCTACGCCGTGGTCGTCGGCGTGGAGCGCTACCGCGACATCCCGGCCGTGGAGTTCGCCGCGCGCGACGCCCAGTCCGTCTACGACTATCTCACCCAGGCCATGGGCTTCGACCCCAAGAACGTCGTGCACCTGGCCGACGAACGGGCCACGCGCACGGACCTGGCCACCTACCTGGGGCCCTGGCTCAAGGACCGGGTCACGGCCAAGAGCCGCGTCTTCATCTATTTCTCGGGGCACGGCTCACCCGACCCGGTGACGGGCGAAGGCTACATCATCCCCTACGACGGCAGCCCCAACTACGTGCAGACCACGGCTCTGGCGCTCAAGCAGCTCTACGACGACCTCTCCCGACTGCCCGCCCGGGACGTGACCGTGGTCCTGGACAGCTGCTTCTCCGGGGCGGGCGGCCGCTCGCTTCTGGCGCGAGGCGTCAGGCCCCTGGTCAACGTCAAGCTCGCCGTCCCGGGCGCGAACAGCGTGGTGCTCTCCGCGGCCCAGGGCGGCCAGATCAGCGGCTCCTATCCCGAGGCCCAGCACGGGATATTCACCTACTTCCTGCTCAAGGGCCTGCACGGCGGGGCCGACGCGGACCGCAACGGCGCCGTGACCACGGCCGAGCTCTTCTCCTACCTGCGGCCCGAGGTGGAGCGCGCGGCGCGCCTGCAGCACGTGGAGCAGAGCCCCGCGCTCGCGCCGGAGCTCTCGGCCCTGGGCGACAAGGCCGGCCGGGAGTGGCTCAGGCTCAAGTGAGCTGACGGCGCGCCCGGCGGGATCTCTCGGCGGGGATGGGGCCGGTATACACTCTCCAGCGGTTTCTGGGATTCCCGACGAGGGTTTTGTCGTGATTCCGCCGGCAGGGAACTTCTGGGTCTCTCATTCGTATGTAATAGAGAGATGCGACAAAACCCTCTTCGAGAGTTCAAAGAACAGCGGGAGGACATGGTGGAGTCAGGTCCCCGGCCGAGGTCCGGCATCCCGGCGGAGCGCTGGACTGGCCTGCGCGCCATCCTGCCCGCCCGGAAGATCCCATGGCGCAGGCGTGACCGGAAAGGCGGGCGGCCTCGCCGGGACGACCATCTCTGCTGGGAGGCCATCCTTTGGCGGCTGCGCAGCGGGCGCCCCTGGCGCATGCTGCCCGGACGCTTCGGCTCCTCCAGGACCATCCAGCGGCGGATCGCACAGTGGCAGGCCCAAGGGCTCTTGGGCGCGTTGTGGTTCCGCGACCTTGAGCGGCTTCCCGCGATTGAGAGAGGGGACTGGCGGGACGCTCTCAGCGCGGCTCCGGGGAAGAATTGCGGGTTGTGGTACTGGGAGATGTTGGGCCAGCTGTGGGCAAGGACGGCGACGGGGCCTTAGGCGCGGTGGCCGCGCCCGTCCGGCATCTTTCCGTCCCATCTATTAGAAAAATTAATATAATGACCTGCGTCATACTTTTCAGCGGGGGACCTATGAGCTTCCATTTCATCAAGGAGCAAGACTTCGCGGCCTTTGTGGCCGACCTCATCCGGGCCAAGACCGTGATCGGCCCCGTGGCCAAGACCAGCCGCCAGCAGGAGAAGTTCGTCTTCGCCAAGCTCTCCGGCCCGGAGGAGCTGCGCCTGGACTACGACGTGACCATCCTGCCGCCCAAGAAGGAGTTCTTCCCGCCCAAGCAGCACCTCCTGCTCTTCGACGGCGCGCGCGTCTCCGGCTGCGTGGAGCCGGTCGAGAAGGTGCTCTTCGGGGTGCACTTCTACGACGTCAAGGCTTTGGACATGACCGACACGCTGTTCCGGGAGAAGAACGAGGACCGCAACTACCTCGCGCACCGCGAGGCCGCGACGATCGTGATCTCCAGCATCCAGAAGGTCTCTCCGCGCGCGTTCTGGGCCTCCATCGGCTCCGAGGTCAAGCCCCGGGGCCACGACGCCTGGCTGACCAAGGTCGCGGGGGGCCACGTCTACGAGGCCGTCACCGCCAAGGGCGAGGCCCTGCTCAAGCACGGCCGGTTCGCCCAGGCCTCCCAGCCGCAAATTGCGGGCGCGCGCCAGGCCAACGAGGAGATCTCCAAGCAGTGCCCGGAGCAGCTCAAGGGGACCTCGGCCTCCAACGCAAAGAAGGTCCGCGCCGCCTTCGGGGTCGAGGAGCTCTGGACCAAGTTCGCCCAGGACTGCTTCTCCTGCGGCTCCTGCAACACGGTCTGCCCGACCTGCTACTGCTTCGACGTGCAGGACTGGTGGCACATCGACCAGGATTCGGGGGGGCGCACCCGCACCTGGGACTCCTGCCTGACCGAGGACTTCGCCAAGATCTCCTTGGGCGCGGGCGCCCAGGAGAACTTCCGCGAGGAGCGCGCGGAGCGCTTCCGCCACCGCTTCATGCGCAAGGCCGCCTATCTCAACGAGAAGCTCGGCGGACCGGCCTGCGTGGGCTGCGGGCGCTGCTCCGCGGCGTGCACCGCGGATATCGCCGACCCCGCGACCGTCATCAACAGCATCCCGGAGGCCTGATATGCCCACCACCACCTGCACTTGCGGCGGCAAGGCCGTCGCCAAGGACGTCAAGGACAACATCTTCCTGCCCAAGGAAGCCAAGATCATCCGGGTGGAGAAGACCACCGAGATGGAGCGCATCTTCACCTTGCGCCTGGCCGACGAGAGCCAGATGAAGTTCGAGCCCGGCCAGATCCTGGAGGTGGGCCTAATGGGCTACGGGGAGATCCCGCTCGGGCTGGCTTCCTCGCCCACCCGCACCAACACCTTCGACATCGTGGTGCGCTCCGTGGGGCGCGTGTCCCAGGCCCTCAACCGCCTGGCGCAGGGGGACTCTTTGCTGGTCCGCGGGCCCCTGGGCAAGGGCTTCCCGCTGGAGAACCTGCGCGGCCACGACCTGCTGATCATCGCGGGCGGCATCGGCCTGTGCCCCACGCGCAGCCTCATCCAGTACACGCTGGACCGGCGCAAGGAGTTCCAGCGCTTCATCCTCTTCTACGGCGCGCGCGACCCCCAGCAGCAGCTCTTCCTCGCGGACCTGTCCGACTGGCGCAAGTCCAAGGACGTGGAGTATCACGAGACCGTGGACCGCGGCGACCCGTCCTGGAAGGGCAACGTGGGCGTCATCACCACGCTCTTCAGCAAGACCAAGATCGACCCGGGCACGCGCGTGGTCATCTGCGGGCCGCCCATCATGTTCAAGTTCGTCATCCGCGAGCTCGAGAAGCTGGGCGTCGCGCGGCAGAACATCTACCTGGACCTGGAGCGGCGCATGAAGTGCGGGGTGGGCAAGTGCGGCCACTGCCAGATCAACGACAAGTACGTGTGCACCGACGGCCCGGTCTTCCCGTTCTCGGAGATCGAGAAACTCGAGGAGGCGATCTAAGATGGCCAAGCCCAAAGTGGCGTTCTTCGACTTCACCTGCTGCGAAGGCTGCCAGATCGAGTTCACCAACTACGGCGACCCGGTCTTCCTGGAGCTGCTCAAGCACGTGGACGTGGTGGAGTTCCGCGAGGCCATGTCCGAGAAGACCAAGGACCCGATCGACATCGCCTTCATCGAGGGCAGCTTCTCCCGCGAGGCCGACCGGCCGCGCCTGGAGGAGATCCGCAAGCGCGCCAAGATCGTCATCGCCTACGGCCAGTGCGCCACCACGGCCGGCATCAACGCGCTCAAGAACCACACCTCGGACTACCGCAAGTTCGTCTACGGCAAGGACGCGGCGCTGCCGCACCTGGACAGCCAGATCGCGGTGGGGGTGGACCAGGCCATCAAGGTGGACTACTACGCCTTCGGCTGCCCGGTCAACAAGTACGAGGTCCTGCAGATCGTCTCGCACCTGCTGCACGGCAAGGACCCGGTCATCCCGAACTACCCGGTGTGCGTGGAGTGCAAGCGCCGGGAGACCATCTGCCGCTTCGACGTGGGCGACTACTGCCTGGGCCAGACCGCGCGGGCCGGCTGCGGCGCGCCCTGCCCGGCCGACGGCATCCCCTGCGAGGCCTGCCGGGGCTTCGTGGACAAGCCGAACCACGACTCGCTGGTCAAGGTGCTCGACAAGCGGGCCGGCATGCCCAAGGGCTGGGCGCAGACCAAGACCCGGATGTTCACGGCCAACCAGAGAGGAGACGTGAAATGAGCAAGACCCTGTCCATCGCCGTCCACCACCTGACCCGCGTCGAGGGCCACGGCAACATCGAAGTCGACGTCAAGAACGGCAAGATCCAGAAGTGCGAGTGGCAGGTGCCCGAGGCGCCGCGCTTCTTCGAGGCCATGGTCCGGGGCCGGCATTACACGGAAGTGGCCCGGATCACCAGCCGCATCTGCGGCATCTGCTCCGTGGGCCACACGCTGGCTTCTTTGAAGGCCACCGAGTCGGCCCTGGGCATCGAGGTCTCCGAGCAGACCTTCAAGCTGCGCTCGCTGCTCAAGCACGCGGAGAACTTCGACAGCCACGTGCTGCACGTCTATTTCCTGGCCGCGCCGGACTTCCTAGGCGCTCCCTCGGTGTTCCCGCTGGTCGCGACCCACGGGCCTGTGGTGGCCCGGGCCCTGCGCCTCAAGCGCCTGGGCCACGAGTGGGGCTCGCTGATCGGCGGGCGCACCACGCATCCGACCAAGGCCATCCCGGGCGGCTTCTCCGCTTTCCCCACGGTGGCGGAGCTCAAGGAGCTCAAGGCCAAGATGCTGGCCGCGGTGCCCGACCTGGAGGAGACCCTCAAGACGATCGCGGCTCTGGCCCCGGCCATCCCGGCCTTCGACCGGCCCACGGAGTACATGGCCCTTCATTCGCAGAGCGGCTACGCGCTCTATGACGGGGATATCCAGACCGTGCTGCCGGACGGGAACAAGAAGACCTACAAGGTCGCCGACTACAAGACGTGCACCAACGAGTACCTGACCGCGGTCTCCACGGCGAAGTACACGAAGAACCGGCTGGGGAGCTACGCGGCGGGCGCCTTGGCGCGCTTCAACAACAACCACGAGCAGCTCCTGCCCGAGGCCAAGAAGGTGGCGGCGGACCTGGGGCTCAAGGGCATCTGCACCAACCCGTACATGAACACCGTGGCGCAGGTGGTGGAGATCGTGGAGAGCTTCCACGAGTCCTTGGCGCTGGTGGACCACTTCATCAAGAACGGCGTGAAGGACGAGCCTTTGGCCAAGCCGACCAGGTTCGCCAAGGGCGCGGGCGCCACCGAGGTGCCGCGCGGCATCCTGTTCCACGAGTACGAGTACGACAAGGACGGGATGTGCCTGGGCGGCAACTGCATCATCCCGACCAACCAGAACCACGCCAACATCCAGAAGGACTTCGAGGCCTTGGTGCCGAAGCTGCTGGGAGAGGACGCGGACGAGAAGAAGATGGAGCTGCGTCTGGAGATGCTGGTGCGGGCCTACGACCCGTGCATCTCCTGCTCCACGCACTTCCTGGACGTGAAGTTCATCCGCTAGACTTCATCCGTTATTCCGGTGACAGGATCCAGCGCATGGCCTTTTCGTAGTCCGTGAAGGCATTGACTGAAAAGCCGCGGTTGTACGCGCAGGTCTCGAAGAAGCGCGCCTGATCGAAGTTGACTCCCGGCTGGACGAGGAGAGCCACTTTCCTGCTGAAGGCATTCCCATGGCGGACGAGCTCGCCCGCCAGTTGATATATGTCGGTCACTGACAACGCGGACTGAGTATCACGGAAGTCCACAAGCAGCTCGTAATCCGCCGGGGGGGTCTCCGCTGCCGCTACAGCTACGAGGAGCTTTCTGCTTGTATCGAGGTTGATGAGTCCATCGGCGGTCACCTCAAGAAAATCTTTCCCATTGACGATCTTGATCTTTATCGCCATGCGATGTCTCCTCGCGTGATCCTTTCACGTTCGCGCACGCTCTTCATCAATTGGCCCGTCTTCGCAGTTCTATAGGCTCGAAGTGGATCTCCTTGCTGTCCTCATGCTTGATGAGGAACGCCTGCAGCTCCTTGGGCTGGGCGGTCAGGACTATCCTGTCGCCTACGATCTCGTGCTTGAGGGATTGGGGGGACTTGGCCAGGAAATCCACGAACCAGCTCGGGTTGAACATGGCCATCTTCAGGGTCGGCTCGATCTGATAGACGCGGATGAATGTGTGGACGGGGAAGAGGTGCCATTTGAAGTATTCGTTCTCTTTCAATTCGGGGTCGCTTGGGAAGAGGTCCAGGAACATGCGGTCCTTGATCTTCAGCAGATGCGCCTCGAATCTGCCTGGCTTTCCTTTCTCGTCGGTATAGGTCGCGGTGAACAGCTTGTCGTTTTCTTTCACGAATTTCCAGCTGTCCTTCTTTTCGCCCGTGCTCCATTCGCCCTGGAGAGCGGGATCGGAGATGATGTCC contains the following coding sequences:
- a CDS encoding FAD/NAD(P)-binding protein, yielding MPTTTCTCGGKAVAKDVKDNIFLPKEAKIIRVEKTTEMERIFTLRLADESQMKFEPGQILEVGLMGYGEIPLGLASSPTRTNTFDIVVRSVGRVSQALNRLAQGDSLLVRGPLGKGFPLENLRGHDLLIIAGGIGLCPTRSLIQYTLDRRKEFQRFILFYGARDPQQQLFLADLSDWRKSKDVEYHETVDRGDPSWKGNVGVITTLFSKTKIDPGTRVVICGPPIMFKFVIRELEKLGVARQNIYLDLERRMKCGVGKCGHCQINDKYVCTDGPVFPFSEIEKLEEAI
- a CDS encoding Ni/Fe hydrogenase subunit alpha; this translates as MSKTLSIAVHHLTRVEGHGNIEVDVKNGKIQKCEWQVPEAPRFFEAMVRGRHYTEVARITSRICGICSVGHTLASLKATESALGIEVSEQTFKLRSLLKHAENFDSHVLHVYFLAAPDFLGAPSVFPLVATHGPVVARALRLKRLGHEWGSLIGGRTTHPTKAIPGGFSAFPTVAELKELKAKMLAAVPDLEETLKTIAALAPAIPAFDRPTEYMALHSQSGYALYDGDIQTVLPDGNKKTYKVADYKTCTNEYLTAVSTAKYTKNRLGSYAAGALARFNNNHEQLLPEAKKVAADLGLKGICTNPYMNTVAQVVEIVESFHESLALVDHFIKNGVKDEPLAKPTRFAKGAGATEVPRGILFHEYEYDKDGMCLGGNCIIPTNQNHANIQKDFEALVPKLLGEDADEKKMELRLEMLVRAYDPCISCSTHFLDVKFIR
- a CDS encoding 4Fe-4S dicluster domain-containing protein — protein: MSFHFIKEQDFAAFVADLIRAKTVIGPVAKTSRQQEKFVFAKLSGPEELRLDYDVTILPPKKEFFPPKQHLLLFDGARVSGCVEPVEKVLFGVHFYDVKALDMTDTLFREKNEDRNYLAHREAATIVISSIQKVSPRAFWASIGSEVKPRGHDAWLTKVAGGHVYEAVTAKGEALLKHGRFAQASQPQIAGARQANEEISKQCPEQLKGTSASNAKKVRAAFGVEELWTKFAQDCFSCGSCNTVCPTCYCFDVQDWWHIDQDSGGRTRTWDSCLTEDFAKISLGAGAQENFREERAERFRHRFMRKAAYLNEKLGGPACVGCGRCSAACTADIADPATVINSIPEA
- a CDS encoding MFS transporter — protein: MVSALGALYRPAPFAPPLPRAEVPSTYRRYRWQMMASAFWGYAGFYIVRKNFSLAKPYLIHDLHLSTGDVGLIATGLSLAYGASKFVMGSLSDRSNPRYFMATGLILSGLINLFFGRLSSLAAMVFWWSCNGWFQGMGWTPCARTLTHWFSDRERGTKFALWNTAHNVGGGIAGPIVSLAMAVFASWTCAFYVPGALAILMGLLIIVFLRDTPQSLGLPSIEEFKDDYPDTGVADRERELSSREILFGFVLNNRLLWVLACANAFVYVVRYGVLDWAPTYLSAVKGSSHDLSRWQFFLFEYAGIPGTLLAGWLSDRFFRGRRGPVSMLFMGLVAAAVVVYWKNPAGRAWVDALTLACVGFFMKAAGTAAGFTGFFGYVFGATIAELGIGRAVQRWGWDAGFCIILAACALGALLLGLTWRAHDRGEPEPA
- a CDS encoding transposase; translation: MRQNPLREFKEQREDMVESGPRPRSGIPAERWTGLRAILPARKIPWRRRDRKGGRPRRDDHLCWEAILWRLRSGRPWRMLPGRFGSSRTIQRRIAQWQAQGLLGALWFRDLERLPAIERGDWRDALSAAPGKNCGLWYWEMLGQLWARTATGP
- a CDS encoding caspase family protein — protein: MPGARNLAVRILSAACLAVPLAGRAQNDPGLDGRRDRPPRPQVWSQWNQPPGAIYDPDQVNLPAPAPPAQGAATIVVAPGPRLPAQAFAPGPRPGGLYVDYGPRRPPEFVEFGDEFTRIVTEFVADQARKNRGAFVVKDDRDGSYHYLKLARVFRDRITRLSPTEVFGCVEFEGMGGTSGKYDLDFYLTNEAWAWKVSKLLIHKVDGQARFHYTSDHVAVALAAPAAPGSSAAPKPAAPAGLSAAAVFRSAGVLRADAPAQLVVTVSNAGPGPAYAVRLVPSLRGDVPGLALPEAVELGDIPAGSTTTAAVALTGSWDLRTQKARLKLSIQEANGFDADPLNVEFQTRAVKPPSLQVAGVKLGRGSVQAGEAAPISVTVANAGGGAAQAVRAALELGSPDIFMSGEPAIDLGVIRPGESKTAQFEFFVKKRYQGTGSLPIAVALSEATGRYGLPAQSLQLSLGRGAPAAGVVGVPAEAELEDVDVPPAVRTKADREAYAVVVGVERYRDIPAVEFAARDAQSVYDYLTQAMGFDPKNVVHLADERATRTDLATYLGPWLKDRVTAKSRVFIYFSGHGSPDPVTGEGYIIPYDGSPNYVQTTALALKQLYDDLSRLPARDVTVVLDSCFSGAGGRSLLARGVRPLVNVKLAVPGANSVVLSAAQGGQISGSYPEAQHGIFTYFLLKGLHGGADADRNGAVTTAELFSYLRPEVERAARLQHVEQSPALAPELSALGDKAGREWLRLK